The following coding sequences are from one Rathayibacter sp. SW19 window:
- a CDS encoding Lrp/AsnC family transcriptional regulator, whose product MTTLDATDRRILLELEDDPRLPVVLLAARLGLARGTVQARLERLTARGVLLPHSVRVAPTALGRPIRAIVTAELDQREFNASMNALGSIPEVLECAAISGGSDLFLQVVARDPDHLYRVGQQILGCPGIRHTATSLILRDLIPFRTTPLLAEDS is encoded by the coding sequence ATGACCACTCTCGATGCCACTGATCGCCGCATCCTTCTCGAACTCGAGGACGATCCGCGCCTGCCCGTCGTGCTGCTGGCAGCCCGGCTCGGCCTGGCGCGCGGCACCGTGCAAGCACGGTTGGAACGCCTCACCGCGCGCGGCGTGCTGCTGCCGCACAGCGTGCGAGTGGCACCGACCGCGCTCGGCCGCCCGATCCGTGCCATCGTCACTGCCGAACTCGACCAACGCGAATTCAACGCGTCGATGAATGCGCTCGGCAGCATCCCGGAAGTGCTGGAGTGCGCCGCAATCTCCGGCGGAAGCGATCTGTTCCTGCAGGTCGTCGCGCGCGACCCGGACCACCTCTACCGCGTCGGCCAGCAGATCCTCGGATGCCCGGGCATCCGCCACACCGCAACGTCACTGATCCTGCGTGACCTGATTCCGTTCCGCACGACACCGCTCCTCGCCGAAGACTCGTAA
- the ddaH gene encoding dimethylargininase, translating to MTYSWGRRLAASALSALAVGLTVHIVNLLAFFIQGGFQLSTLGQVHSYFTIAAVAAAVLVFVLGVLGWLTNWWKALVGGVVIGIVAPLIGSLFQVLAAGTAFSGALILAMLSSLLSVNLIFVLATIVTTVTLGRVVYRAAYAYRGRSSDKFALVRIPASNLADGLVTHIERSAIDPVVADEQWDAYVAALVADGWQTVEVAPAETLPDSVFVEDAAVVFGETAIVTNSGAPERRPEAASVEVSLREQGLKIEHITEPGTLDGGDVLKVGKTVYVGRGGRTNAEGIRQLRALVAPLGYTVIAVPVTKALHLKSAVTALPDGTIIGHPDTVDDAGLFDRFLAVPEPGGAHVVVLGPDAVLMAASAPQSAALIADLGYRVVTVDISEFEKLEGCVTCLSIRVR from the coding sequence GTGACGTATTCTTGGGGCCGCAGGCTCGCCGCATCCGCTTTGTCCGCGCTGGCCGTCGGGCTCACGGTGCACATCGTGAATCTGTTGGCGTTCTTCATTCAGGGCGGATTCCAGCTGTCAACGCTCGGACAGGTGCACTCGTACTTCACGATCGCCGCGGTCGCCGCTGCCGTGCTGGTGTTCGTGCTCGGAGTGCTCGGCTGGCTGACGAACTGGTGGAAGGCCCTCGTCGGGGGCGTCGTCATCGGAATCGTCGCACCCTTGATCGGCAGCCTTTTCCAGGTGCTTGCCGCGGGCACGGCGTTCAGTGGCGCGCTGATCCTCGCTATGCTTTCGAGTTTGCTCAGCGTCAACCTGATCTTCGTGCTTGCGACGATTGTGACCACGGTGACCCTGGGCCGGGTTGTCTATCGGGCTGCATACGCCTATCGCGGCCGTTCATCGGACAAGTTCGCGCTCGTGCGCATTCCCGCATCGAACCTCGCCGACGGCCTCGTCACACACATCGAGCGGAGCGCTATCGATCCCGTCGTCGCAGACGAGCAGTGGGACGCCTATGTGGCGGCGCTCGTTGCGGATGGCTGGCAGACCGTCGAGGTCGCTCCAGCGGAAACCCTGCCGGACTCAGTCTTCGTCGAGGACGCTGCGGTTGTGTTCGGTGAAACCGCCATCGTCACAAACTCCGGGGCGCCGGAGCGGCGGCCGGAGGCGGCATCCGTCGAGGTCAGCCTGCGTGAGCAGGGGTTGAAGATCGAGCACATCACCGAGCCGGGCACCCTTGACGGCGGTGACGTGCTCAAGGTCGGCAAGACGGTCTACGTGGGGCGAGGCGGGCGCACGAATGCGGAAGGCATCCGTCAATTGCGAGCTTTGGTCGCACCGCTCGGCTACACCGTGATCGCGGTGCCGGTGACGAAGGCGCTGCATCTGAAGAGCGCCGTGACCGCGCTGCCGGACGGTACCATCATCGGGCACCCGGATACCGTGGATGACGCCGGCCTGTTCGATCGGTTCCTGGCTGTGCCTGAGCCGGGCGGCGCACACGTCGTCGTACTCGGCCCGGATGCTGTGCTGATGGCGGCGTCCGCACCGCAGTCCGCCGCGCTGATTGCCGACCTCGGCTATCGGGTGGTGACGGTCGACATCAGCGAGTTCGAAAAACTCGAGGGCTGCGTCACGTGCCTGTCGATCCGGGTGCGCTGA
- a CDS encoding tellurite resistance/C4-dicarboxylate transporter family protein → MVQSEAIDVGSGRIRSVVRNLSPGYFALVMATGIISVGLTLEGFTGASDALLAIAALAYVALIALTIWRVIAHRAIVARELADPAIGFQFFTFVAATNVLGARFAMDWGVVLPAILLAVSGAAWLISGYAIPWAVMLGRRQQSVLSGVDGTWFIWAVASQSVAVLAAGLEPELGGIRELLSVVAILSWGVGLILYATIGILVVVRLVTHGIAPEEFGPPYWVAMGAAAITILAGSRVVEMSNTPMVTVTRGLVAGGSVVLWCFATWLIPVLVAIGWWRHIRHRIRLAYTPALWGIIFPLGMYAVASIDLGHADRLPLVSWIGSMWLWFAVAAWLVTTIAMAVRVWFRLFSRTGAGR, encoded by the coding sequence GTGGTGCAGAGTGAGGCGATCGACGTGGGGAGTGGCCGCATCCGCTCGGTGGTGCGGAACCTTTCACCCGGCTACTTCGCGTTGGTCATGGCCACCGGCATCATTTCCGTCGGCCTGACACTCGAGGGCTTCACCGGCGCATCGGATGCCCTCCTCGCCATCGCTGCACTCGCCTACGTCGCGCTGATCGCGCTCACGATCTGGCGCGTTATCGCGCATCGAGCGATCGTTGCACGCGAGTTGGCCGACCCGGCGATCGGTTTTCAGTTCTTCACCTTCGTCGCCGCGACGAATGTGCTGGGCGCACGCTTTGCGATGGACTGGGGAGTGGTACTGCCGGCCATACTGCTTGCAGTGTCCGGTGCAGCGTGGCTGATCTCCGGGTATGCGATCCCGTGGGCCGTGATGCTCGGCAGGCGACAGCAGTCTGTTCTGAGCGGCGTTGACGGAACCTGGTTCATCTGGGCGGTCGCGAGCCAATCGGTCGCGGTGCTGGCGGCCGGGCTCGAGCCGGAGCTGGGTGGCATCCGCGAGTTGCTATCGGTTGTTGCGATCCTATCTTGGGGTGTTGGCCTGATCTTGTATGCCACGATCGGCATATTGGTGGTCGTGCGCCTGGTGACCCACGGCATCGCACCCGAGGAATTCGGACCGCCGTATTGGGTGGCAATGGGGGCGGCGGCGATCACGATCTTGGCGGGCTCGAGGGTGGTCGAGATGTCGAATACGCCGATGGTGACCGTGACGAGAGGCCTTGTCGCGGGCGGCTCAGTCGTGCTCTGGTGCTTTGCGACCTGGTTGATACCAGTGCTTGTGGCGATCGGATGGTGGCGACACATCAGGCACCGCATTCGGCTTGCATACACGCCCGCACTCTGGGGGATCATCTTTCCGCTCGGAATGTATGCCGTCGCCAGCATCGATCTCGGGCACGCAGATCGCCTGCCGCTGGTGAGCTGGATCGGCAGCATGTGGCTCTGGTTCGCCGTCGCAGCCTGGCTGGTCACGACCATCGCCATGGCGGTTCGGGTGTGGTTTCGACTGTTCAGTCGGACCGGCGCCGGCCGCTGA
- a CDS encoding ABC transporter ATP-binding protein, with protein MSAPITNAQHSPHDDTSPHETSQHKSAASAKRLSTLRSLTRIYPYAKPAMPRIYLGMVAALAASLVALMIPLVLQVLVDGPLKHGDSSQVWTAALAVLGLGVGEAVFISLRRWFVLTPGTHIEASLRNGLYAKLQQLPVSFHDRWPSGQLLSRAVSDLNLIRRWLSFGFVLFFVNIVTIVIGFGVLFWWNPLLAIIFLVCSIPIWVYGFIFEKKYSVIARRSQDQAGDLATSVEESVHGIRVLKAFGRGRHALKNFTAQAEDLRGTEIAKAKAIAGIWLWLLLVPDVAFAVCLVVGVWLTSTDQLTIGQLLAFFATATVLRFPIESIGFLLSMTFDTRTAADRFFEVMDTPNDITDPDAPRTIAHPRGVLRFTNMHFRYADSPARYPDLLNGVDFTVESGETMALVGLTGSGKSTLTALTTRLYDVTGGSIRIDDVDVRDLTLEELRSHIAMAFEDATLFSASVRDNVLLGRGDLVGDDPATVAAAEAQLTEALEIAQAGFVYDLPDGVDTKVGEEGLSLSGGQRQRLALARAVAAKPDILVLDDPLSALDVDTEALVEAALRRVLAATTALIVAHRPSTVMLADRVALLEDGRITAVGTHHELLETSEHYRFVISSLEDEQDQEVLQEANL; from the coding sequence ATGTCTGCACCCATCACGAACGCGCAACACTCACCCCACGACGACACCTCACCCCACGAGACCTCACAGCACAAGAGCGCCGCATCGGCCAAACGGCTGAGCACATTGCGCTCGCTTACGCGCATCTACCCGTATGCGAAGCCGGCCATGCCGAGGATCTATCTCGGAATGGTGGCTGCGCTCGCGGCCTCCCTTGTGGCCTTGATGATCCCGCTGGTTTTGCAGGTGCTCGTCGATGGTCCGCTGAAGCACGGCGACTCCAGCCAGGTGTGGACGGCGGCGCTCGCCGTGCTCGGGCTCGGTGTTGGCGAGGCTGTCTTCATTTCACTGCGCCGCTGGTTCGTGCTCACCCCTGGCACTCACATCGAGGCGTCGCTGCGCAACGGCCTGTACGCCAAACTGCAGCAGCTCCCGGTCAGCTTCCACGACCGGTGGCCCAGCGGCCAGCTGCTGTCGCGCGCGGTCAGCGACCTCAACCTGATCCGCCGGTGGCTGTCATTCGGCTTCGTGCTGTTCTTCGTGAACATCGTCACGATCGTGATCGGCTTCGGCGTGCTGTTCTGGTGGAATCCGCTGCTCGCGATCATCTTCCTCGTCTGCTCCATACCGATCTGGGTCTACGGGTTCATCTTCGAGAAGAAGTACTCGGTGATCGCGCGGCGGAGTCAGGACCAGGCCGGCGACCTGGCGACCTCCGTCGAGGAGTCGGTGCACGGCATCCGCGTTCTGAAGGCGTTCGGCCGCGGTCGTCACGCTCTGAAGAATTTCACGGCACAGGCCGAGGACCTGCGCGGCACCGAGATAGCCAAGGCGAAGGCGATCGCGGGCATCTGGTTGTGGTTGCTGCTCGTTCCCGATGTCGCGTTCGCCGTCTGCCTGGTCGTCGGCGTCTGGCTGACCTCGACCGACCAGCTGACGATCGGACAGCTGCTGGCGTTCTTCGCGACCGCGACGGTGTTGCGCTTCCCGATCGAGTCGATCGGCTTCCTGCTGTCGATGACGTTCGACACCCGCACCGCGGCCGACCGTTTCTTCGAGGTGATGGACACGCCGAACGACATCACCGACCCGGATGCGCCGCGCACCATCGCGCATCCGCGCGGAGTGCTGCGCTTTACGAACATGCACTTCCGCTACGCCGATTCTCCGGCACGCTATCCCGACCTTCTGAACGGCGTCGACTTCACGGTCGAGTCGGGCGAGACGATGGCGCTGGTCGGGCTGACGGGCAGCGGTAAGTCCACCTTGACCGCGCTGACCACGCGCCTCTATGACGTGACCGGAGGGTCGATACGCATCGACGATGTCGACGTGCGCGACCTCACGCTGGAGGAACTTCGCTCTCACATCGCGATGGCGTTCGAGGACGCGACGCTGTTCTCGGCATCCGTTCGCGACAATGTGCTGCTCGGCCGGGGCGATCTCGTCGGCGACGATCCCGCGACGGTCGCTGCCGCCGAGGCACAGCTGACCGAAGCTTTGGAGATCGCCCAGGCCGGGTTCGTCTACGACCTGCCTGACGGCGTCGACACGAAGGTCGGTGAGGAGGGGCTGAGCCTGTCTGGCGGGCAGCGCCAGCGGTTGGCGCTTGCACGTGCTGTTGCAGCCAAGCCCGACATCCTGGTGCTGGACGATCCGCTGTCTGCGCTGGACGTGGACACGGAGGCGCTCGTCGAGGCCGCCCTGCGGCGGGTGCTGGCCGCGACCACAGCGCTGATCGTCGCACACCGGCCGTCGACCGTCATGCTCGCGGACCGCGTTGCACTGCTCGAAGACGGGCGCATCACGGCCGTCGGAACACATCATGAACTGCTCGAGACGAGCGAACACTACCGGTTCGTCATCTCGAGCTTGGAAGACGAGCAGGACCAAGAAGTCCTGCAGGAGGCGAATCTATGA
- a CDS encoding Glu/Leu/Phe/Val dehydrogenase dimerization domain-containing protein: MSTATTDLIATDAETAAQASAQESVQIPTSTAAQTTALATTGVDLTALTGANLPHERLVVVKGERSGLTISIAVHSTRLGQALGGCRLWTYDNWVEAVHDSLRLSEGMTLKNAAAGLNRGGGKTVIFLPRGTVLDPTLRRAVMLDLGDAIESLNGAYMTAEDVGTSAEDMAVVAERTKHVCGLPSERGGVGEPSDATAAGVYAALLATLQEAFGSREVSGRRVTVLGLGHVGSLIAARLAGAGARLTVTDVNPVKRELADALGARWVHPEDAHRVEGDLFVPAGVGGTLTSQVIDELRVRAVVGPANNQLAERSGAERMRARGIVWAPDFVVNAGGVIFLDTLTSPGASPEATQARVESIGDTVTQIFADARSRGITTLAAAEELAAARLG; this comes from the coding sequence ATGTCGACCGCAACCACAGATTTGATCGCCACGGATGCGGAGACAGCCGCGCAGGCATCCGCTCAGGAATCCGTGCAGATACCAACTTCGACGGCCGCGCAAACGACCGCGCTCGCGACCACGGGCGTCGACCTGACGGCGCTGACCGGCGCAAACCTGCCGCACGAGCGGCTCGTGGTCGTCAAGGGTGAGCGAAGCGGCCTGACCATCAGCATTGCCGTGCATTCGACGCGGCTCGGCCAGGCGCTGGGCGGCTGCCGCCTCTGGACCTACGACAACTGGGTCGAAGCCGTGCACGATTCGCTGCGGCTTTCCGAAGGCATGACGCTGAAGAACGCGGCCGCCGGCCTGAACCGTGGGGGCGGCAAGACAGTGATCTTCCTGCCGCGGGGCACCGTTCTGGACCCAACACTGCGCCGCGCCGTCATGCTCGACCTCGGCGACGCCATCGAGAGCCTGAACGGTGCATACATGACGGCCGAGGATGTCGGCACGAGCGCTGAGGACATGGCCGTCGTCGCCGAGCGCACGAAGCACGTGTGCGGCCTGCCGTCGGAGCGCGGCGGCGTCGGCGAACCGAGCGATGCCACGGCCGCCGGCGTCTACGCTGCACTGTTGGCCACACTTCAGGAGGCATTCGGCAGCCGCGAGGTCTCGGGTCGTCGGGTCACCGTGCTGGGTCTTGGGCATGTCGGATCGCTCATCGCTGCCAGACTGGCGGGCGCCGGCGCGCGGCTGACGGTGACCGATGTGAACCCGGTCAAGCGCGAACTTGCGGATGCTCTCGGCGCTCGCTGGGTGCATCCGGAGGACGCGCACCGCGTCGAGGGCGACCTTTTTGTTCCGGCCGGCGTCGGCGGCACACTGACGAGCCAGGTCATCGACGAACTTCGAGTGCGAGCCGTCGTCGGCCCTGCGAACAATCAGCTCGCCGAGCGCAGCGGCGCGGAACGGATGCGCGCTCGCGGCATCGTCTGGGCTCCCGACTTCGTCGTCAACGCAGGCGGCGTGATCTTCCTTGACACGCTGACCAGCCCGGGTGCATCCCCGGAGGCAACGCAGGCGCGAGTCGAGTCGATCGGTGACACCGTGACGCAGATCTTCGCGGATGCCCGCTCCCGCGGCATCACGACGTTGGCCGCTGCGGAAGAACTCGCCGCTGCGCGGCTGGGCTGA
- the purH gene encoding bifunctional phosphoribosylaminoimidazolecarboxamide formyltransferase/IMP cyclohydrolase codes for MSGPSYDLSSHNLNSHNLSHDLSSHESGSYRDRDLVTVRRALISVYDKTGLQELATALIGAGVEIVSTGSTAATIRAAGFPVTDVSAVTGFPEMLDGRVKTLHPAVHSGLLADLRLEDHEQQLEAAGIKPFELVVSNLYPFAATVASGAAANDVVEQIDIGGPSMVRASAKNFANVAIVVSPHNYDEIVDAIQTRGGTTLSERRALAKQAFEHTAEYDAAVSAWFSSADAVNFGHTYDDKKITEAGGLVEPRDNEWMRTFTVSVALAEPLRYGENAHQRAALYVQRNGCGIAQAEQLGGKEMSYNNYVDADAALRSAYDFAEPAVAIVKHANPCGIAIAADIADAHARAHACDPVSAYGGVIAANRTVTLAMAETVKGIFTEVLIAPAFEPEALELLQTKKNLRILQLPDEYRRAATELRQISGGALMQTADRFDLSPDAPRLSASWKLVSGEAADEATLADLEFAWKACRGVKSNAILLASGGASVGVGMGQVNRVDSCDLAVKRAGERAAGAVAASDAYFPFADGLQILLDAGVAAVAQPGGSIRDDEVIAAAAAAGVTMYLTGERHFYH; via the coding sequence ATGAGCGGACCCAGCTACGACCTCAGCAGCCACAACCTCAACAGCCACAACCTCAGCCACGACCTCAGCAGCCACGAATCTGGCAGCTATCGCGACCGTGATCTTGTCACGGTGCGCCGCGCGCTGATCTCGGTTTACGACAAGACAGGGCTGCAGGAGTTGGCGACCGCGCTGATCGGGGCAGGAGTCGAGATCGTGTCGACCGGGTCGACAGCCGCAACGATCCGTGCGGCCGGGTTCCCGGTGACCGATGTCAGTGCTGTCACAGGATTCCCGGAGATGCTCGACGGGCGCGTCAAGACGCTGCACCCTGCCGTGCATTCGGGCCTTCTGGCAGACCTGCGGTTGGAAGATCACGAGCAGCAGTTGGAAGCGGCCGGAATCAAACCGTTCGAGCTCGTCGTCTCCAACCTGTACCCGTTCGCCGCGACCGTTGCCTCCGGTGCCGCAGCCAACGATGTGGTCGAGCAGATCGACATCGGCGGGCCGTCGATGGTGCGTGCGTCGGCGAAGAACTTCGCCAACGTGGCAATCGTCGTCTCGCCGCACAACTACGACGAGATCGTGGACGCGATTCAGACCCGAGGCGGCACCACACTCTCGGAACGGCGCGCTCTGGCGAAGCAGGCGTTCGAGCACACTGCCGAGTACGACGCGGCCGTCTCGGCCTGGTTCTCCAGCGCCGACGCCGTCAACTTCGGCCACACGTACGACGACAAGAAGATCACGGAGGCCGGCGGTCTCGTCGAGCCGCGCGACAACGAGTGGATGAGGACGTTCACGGTCAGCGTCGCCCTCGCGGAGCCGCTGCGCTACGGCGAGAACGCTCACCAGCGTGCGGCGTTGTATGTGCAGCGCAACGGTTGCGGCATCGCACAGGCCGAGCAACTCGGCGGCAAGGAGATGTCTTACAACAACTACGTCGATGCGGATGCCGCACTGCGCAGCGCCTACGACTTCGCCGAACCGGCGGTCGCCATCGTCAAGCACGCGAACCCGTGCGGCATCGCCATTGCAGCCGACATTGCGGATGCCCATGCTCGCGCACACGCGTGCGACCCCGTTTCCGCATACGGCGGAGTCATCGCCGCGAACCGTACGGTCACGCTGGCGATGGCCGAAACCGTGAAGGGCATCTTCACCGAGGTGCTGATCGCGCCCGCATTCGAGCCGGAGGCACTCGAACTGCTGCAGACCAAGAAGAATCTGCGCATCCTGCAGCTACCGGACGAATACCGCCGCGCTGCAACAGAGCTTCGGCAGATCTCCGGCGGCGCTCTGATGCAGACCGCCGACCGTTTCGACCTGTCGCCGGATGCGCCGCGACTCTCCGCGAGCTGGAAGCTCGTCTCAGGCGAGGCCGCCGACGAGGCCACGCTCGCTGACCTCGAGTTCGCCTGGAAGGCATGCCGGGGCGTGAAGTCGAACGCGATCCTGCTGGCGTCGGGAGGGGCATCCGTCGGGGTCGGTATGGGACAGGTCAACCGGGTCGATTCGTGTGACCTCGCAGTGAAGCGTGCGGGGGAGCGCGCCGCCGGGGCGGTCGCCGCATCCGACGCGTACTTTCCGTTTGCTGACGGACTGCAAATCCTGCTGGATGCCGGCGTGGCAGCGGTCGCGCAACCGGGTGGCTCGATTCGCGACGACGAGGTGATTGCGGCGGCCGCTGCAGCCGGCGTCACCATGTACCTGACGGGTGAGCGCCACTTCTACCACTGA
- a CDS encoding MarR family winged helix-turn-helix transcriptional regulator, protein MNHIVMSLHRLVRELARAGDRILRDEVGLSYSRTLVLLAIDSEGAMSQQALANWLGSTAPAVTGLLRELTADGFVSVRPDERNRRRNTVGLTAEGQRVIRLARGRLDERFRDLLRLAGVEEAPLQQSLTRIEAVMQGASD, encoded by the coding sequence ATGAATCACATCGTAATGTCGCTGCATCGTCTGGTGCGGGAACTTGCGCGAGCCGGCGACCGCATCCTTCGTGACGAAGTCGGGCTCTCGTACTCCCGCACGCTGGTACTGCTGGCCATCGACAGCGAGGGGGCGATGAGTCAGCAGGCGCTTGCGAACTGGCTCGGCTCGACCGCGCCGGCTGTCACGGGCTTGCTGCGTGAGCTGACGGCTGACGGCTTCGTGAGCGTGCGGCCGGATGAACGCAATCGGCGCCGCAATACGGTCGGCTTGACGGCTGAAGGGCAGCGAGTGATTCGACTGGCTCGGGGGCGACTGGACGAGCGGTTCCGGGATCTGTTGCGCCTTGCCGGCGTTGAGGAGGCTCCATTGCAGCAGTCTCTGACGCGGATCGAGGCCGTGATGCAGGGGGCGAGCGACTGA
- a CDS encoding ABC transporter ATP-binding protein: MSTATVVGVEGEEREDFTTQESRQMRGRSLRLLGSLLHPLRWRVTVAMAVVVLSTGAQVAGPALIAIGIDTGLPALLKSDWWPLAWTGFAYLLTGVAGAATVAWYTVMSARISQAILIDLRKRVFLHTQKLSLEFHESYTSGRIISRQTSDLDSIRELLDSGINQLVQGVLYSGFIAIALFALDWVSGAILFVSLVPLWFLTRWFQKRSQFLFRISRVASAKLIVSFVETMTGMRAVKAFRKEKRNEKEFGGLVEDYRDVNARVIQLFGIFDPGLVLIGNVTVAVVLLVGGFRVADGALPIGVLLAALLYTRRFFDPMEEMAMFYNSYQSAAAALEKISGVLEEQPSVPEPAKPVDLWTSTGHVRFDDVSFAYKKDREILPAFSLDLPSGQTIALVGSTGAGKSTLAKLISRFYDPTAGMITLDGVDLRDLHPNDLRRAIVMVTQEAYLFSGTVSDNIALGKPDATRQEIEAAARAVGADTFIQSLPNGYATDVNKRGGRVSAGQRQLISFARAFLADPAVLILDEATSSLDIPSERLVQEALQTLLADRTAVIIAHRLSTVAIADRVLVMEHGRIVEDGTPADLIAGTGRFAQLHAAWRDSLV; the protein is encoded by the coding sequence ATGAGCACCGCAACTGTTGTCGGAGTTGAGGGCGAAGAGCGCGAGGACTTCACGACGCAGGAGTCGCGTCAGATGCGCGGGCGTTCGCTACGTCTGCTGGGCTCGCTGCTGCATCCGCTGCGGTGGCGTGTCACAGTGGCGATGGCGGTCGTCGTGCTGTCGACCGGGGCGCAGGTCGCGGGCCCGGCCCTGATCGCGATCGGTATCGACACCGGGTTGCCGGCGCTGCTGAAGTCGGATTGGTGGCCGCTTGCGTGGACAGGATTCGCCTACCTGCTCACCGGTGTCGCCGGGGCTGCCACGGTGGCCTGGTACACGGTGATGTCTGCACGGATCAGCCAGGCGATCTTGATCGATCTGCGCAAGCGGGTGTTCCTGCACACGCAGAAGCTCTCGCTGGAATTTCATGAGTCGTACACCTCTGGCCGCATTATTTCGCGGCAGACCAGCGACCTCGACTCGATCCGCGAACTGTTGGATTCTGGCATCAACCAGTTGGTGCAGGGCGTGCTTTACTCGGGTTTCATCGCGATCGCACTGTTCGCGTTGGATTGGGTGAGCGGCGCTATCCTGTTCGTTTCACTGGTGCCGCTGTGGTTCCTGACCCGCTGGTTCCAGAAGCGCTCGCAGTTCCTGTTCCGCATCTCGCGCGTCGCATCCGCGAAGCTGATCGTGTCGTTCGTCGAGACGATGACCGGCATGCGCGCGGTGAAGGCGTTCCGCAAGGAGAAGCGCAACGAGAAGGAATTCGGCGGTCTCGTCGAGGACTACCGCGACGTGAACGCGCGGGTCATCCAGTTGTTCGGCATTTTCGACCCGGGTCTCGTGTTGATCGGAAACGTCACGGTGGCGGTCGTGCTGCTGGTCGGCGGATTCCGCGTCGCCGACGGCGCCCTGCCAATTGGTGTGCTGCTGGCCGCTCTGCTGTACACGCGGCGCTTCTTCGACCCGATGGAGGAGATGGCGATGTTCTACAACTCCTACCAGTCGGCCGCAGCAGCGCTGGAGAAGATCTCCGGTGTGCTCGAGGAGCAGCCGAGCGTGCCCGAGCCAGCCAAGCCGGTAGACCTGTGGACTTCGACCGGGCACGTGCGTTTCGACGACGTCAGTTTCGCGTACAAGAAGGATCGCGAGATCCTGCCCGCGTTCAGCCTCGACCTGCCATCGGGGCAGACGATCGCGCTGGTCGGTTCGACCGGAGCCGGAAAGTCGACCCTTGCGAAGCTCATCTCGCGCTTCTACGACCCCACTGCCGGGATGATCACACTCGACGGGGTCGACCTACGCGACCTGCACCCGAACGACCTGCGGCGTGCGATCGTCATGGTCACCCAGGAGGCATACCTGTTCTCCGGCACCGTCTCGGACAACATCGCACTCGGCAAACCGGATGCGACGCGCCAAGAAATCGAGGCAGCCGCCCGCGCGGTGGGGGCAGACACGTTCATTCAGAGCCTGCCGAACGGGTATGCGACGGATGTGAACAAGCGCGGCGGCCGGGTGTCGGCCGGGCAGCGCCAGCTGATCTCGTTCGCGCGGGCGTTCCTCGCGGACCCGGCCGTGCTCATCCTGGACGAGGCGACCAGTTCGCTGGACATTCCGAGCGAACGGCTGGTGCAGGAGGCCTTGCAGACGCTGCTGGCCGACCGCACCGCGGTGATCATCGCGCACCGCCTCTCGACGGTTGCCATTGCCGACCGGGTGCTGGTGATGGAACACGGGCGGATTGTCGAAGACGGCACGCCGGCCGACCTGATCGCCGGCACGGGCCGTTTCGCGCAGTTGCACGCCGCCTGGCGGGATTCACTGGTGTAG